One part of the Muntiacus reevesi chromosome 18, mMunRee1.1, whole genome shotgun sequence genome encodes these proteins:
- the LOC136149811 gene encoding keratin, high-sulfur matrix protein, B2A yields the protein MACCSTSFCGFPICSTGGTCGSSPCQPTCCQTSCCQPTSIQTSCCQPISIQTSCCQPTCLQTSGCESGCGIGGSLGYGQVGSSGAVSSRTRWCRPDCRVEGTSLPPCCVVSCTPPSCCQLHYAQASCCRPSYCGQSCCRPACCCQPTCIEPICEPTC from the coding sequence ATGGCCTGTTGCTCCACCAGCTTCTGTGGGTTTCCCATCTGTTCCACTGGGGGAACCTGTGGCTCCAGCCCCTGCCAGCCAACCTGCTGCCAGACCAGCTGCTGCCAGCCAACTTCCATCCAGACCAGCTGCTGCCAGCCCATCTCCATCCAGACCAGCTGCTGCCAGCCAACCTGCCTCCAGACCAGTGGCTGTGAGTCCGGCTGTGGCATTGGTGGCAGCCTTGGCTATGGCCAGGTGGGCAGCAGTGGGGCTGTGAGCAGCCGCACCAGATGGTGCCGCCCTGACTGCCGCGTGGAGGGCACCAGCCTGCCTCCCTGCTGTGTGGTGAGCTGcacacccccatcctgctgcCAGCTGCACTATgcccaggcctcctgctgccGCCCATCCTACTGTGGGCAGTCCTGCTGCCGCCCAGCCTGCTGCTGCCAGCCCACCTGCATTGAGCCCATCTGTGAGCCCACCTGCTAA